DNA sequence from the Halorussus limi genome:
GCGGCCCTCGCGTGGTGGGCCGGAATCGGCACGCAACTGCGACAGTACGAGGTAGTCCGGGCCGCGCTCGAACTGCCGGTAATCGAGTCAATCGTCGGCCGGTACGCCGTCGTCCTCGACTGGAGCGTGGGCGTCTTCGTCGGCGTCGTCGTCGCCGACCTCTTCGGCTATCTGGGGGCGCGGAACTCGAACCGGAACGTCGAACTGAGTTCGACCTTGGGCGTCGGCAAAGGGACGAGCGCGGTCGTCGCGGGCGTCGTCGCGCTGTCGTTCGCCGACCCGATTTTCGCCGAGTTCGCGCGCCGGACGCCGGAACTCGCGGCGTTCGTTCGGACGTATCTCGGCGGGAAGGCCGGGTTCTCGTTCGCGCTCGGAATTTGGGTCGGCGCGGTCGTCGCCGAAGTAGTCCGGCTGTGAGAAAACGATAAACTCCGAATCCGTTTTCGGTAGAGGAAGTGGCCTGAGTCGGTAAAACTTAAGCGAATCGTCTCCCCCGTGTACAACATGGCAAGATTTGTACTGGCGCAGGCGGGGAGCGAGGCCACCCGCCCGACCTTCTGGAAGATCGGTCATCTGGGCGAGGCCGTCTTCTACTACCTCGCGGCGGTGGCGATAGCCATCTTCGCGTTCGGGGTCTACGAGCGGTTCGCGACCTACGCGCGGGGAACCGAGTCGTGGTTCGACCGCCTCGACGACCTGACGGGCCGCATCGCCTCGGCGACCAAAATCGTCTTCTCGAACCAGAAGCAGTTCGACCGCGACCTCTACGCGGGGTTGATGCACGCGTTCATCTTCTGGGGCTTCCTGACCCTGCTCATCGGGACGACGATTCTGATGATAGACATGGACATCTGGACGAAGGCGCTCGGACAGGAGTCGTTCTTCGTCGACGCGTTCTACCTCTCGTACTCGCTGGTGATGGACGCGATGGGCCTGCTGTTCGTGGTCGGGGTCGGCATGGCCATCTACCGGCGCTACTGGGTCCAGAACCATCGGCTGTGGGGCCGCCACACCTCCGCCGAGGACGACCTGTTCGTCTGGACGCTGTTCCTGTTGGGCGTCGGCGGCTACGTCACGGAGGGCGTCCGCATCCTCGGGACGAGCGCGACCCGCGACGTCTCCTTCGAGACGGTCAGCTTCGTCGGCTGGTTCGTCTACGACGTGTTGCAGGTCGCGGGCGTCACGCCGGAGACGGCGACGGCGGCCTACCCCGTAATCTGGTGGTCCCACGCCCTGCTCGCGTTGGCGTTCGTCGCGTCGGTTCCGTACGCCAAGCCGTTCCACATGATTTCCAGTTTCGCGAACGTCGTCACCCGCGACGAGAAGGCGGGCAAGCGCCTGCCGGGCGTGCCCGACGACGCGAGTCCGGAGGAAATCGGGCACGGGTCCATCGAGGACTTCTCGTGGAAGGAACTGCTCGACCACGACGCCTGCACCAAGTGCGGCCGGTGTTCGTCGGTCTGCCCCGCGAAGGCGTCGGGCCGACCGCTCGACCCCCGCGACGTGATTCTCGACCTGAAGCGGTACCGCGAGGACCGCGACGCCGACCGGGTCGAGGACATCCCCATCATCACCGACACCACCGTCGAGGAGACCTACTCGCCGGAGGGCGCGACCGAGGCGGTGACCGACGGCGGTGCCGCGACCGCAGACTCGGTCGTCGCGAGCGAGACGATGGAGGCCTGCATGTCCTGCATGGCCTGCATGGACGCCTGTCCGGTCGAAATCGAACACGTCGAGCAGTTCACCCAGATGAACCGCCGCCTGACCGAGTCGGGCCAGATGGACCCGAACGTGCAGGACACGATGATGAACGTGTTCCAGAACGGCAACACGTTCGGCGAACCCCAGCGCAAGCGCCCCGACTGGGCCGACGAGTTGGACTTCGAGATTCCCGACGCCCGCGAACAGTCGGTCGAGTACCTCTGGTACGTCGGTGACTACCCGAGTTTCGACGAGCGCAACCGGAAGGTCGCCCGGTCGCTGGCCACCATCCTCGAAGAGTCCGGCGTCGAGTACGGCATCCTCTACGACGACGAGCAGGCCGACGGCAACGACGTGCGCCGGGTCGGCGAGGAGGGCCTCTACGAGATGCTGGTCGAGGACAACGCCGAGGCGATTCAGAACTGCGACTACGACAAAATCGTCTGCACGGACCCCCACAGTTACAACACGTTCAAGAACGAGTATCCGGAGTTCGACGCCTGCGAGTGGACCGAAGACGACGTGTTCCACTACACGCAGGTGGTCGAGGACCTGTTCACCGAACTCGGTCTCTCGGGCACCGAACTCGACTACACCGTCACCTACCACGACCCCTGTCACCTCGGGCGGTACAACGACGAGTACGAGGCCCCCCGCGAAATCGTGAAAGCGACCGGATGCGAACTCGACGAGATGCCCCGTAACCGCGACAACTCCTTCTGTTGTGGCGGGGGCGGCGGCGGCCTCTGGATGGACTTCGACGAGGACCCCAAGCCGAGCGAGGAACGTCTGCGCGAGGCGCTGAACGACACCGACGCCGGCCAGCGCGTCGAGAAGTTCGTCGTCGCCTGCCCGATGTGCATGACGATGTACGAGGACGGCCGCAAGACCGGCGGCTACGAGGACGACATCGAAATCGTGGACGTGTCGGAACTGCTCGTGGAGGCCATCGGTCAGAAAGAGCGCGTGGAAGTCGCCGCGGACTGAGCGCTCGGTACGTCTTCGGATTCTCACTTCGTCTCGAACCGAGGCGAAGCCGTCCCGTCCGCAGGGAACCATTACATTTTTTACAGACCGCGTGCCCGTTTCGGACGACTCGTCCTATGACCCGCCGGTCTGCGGTGCGTCCGGTGTTCGACCCCCTCTCGCCCCCCGCCGCGCGACGGGCCCGATAGCTGCAGCACTCGGGTTCGTTTCGCTACCTCGTCGGTAGCTGCACTCTCCCCTCGAACACACACGCACATGCCGACACACGCTGAGCCACCGGTCTACCGCCGGGGCTCGTACGACCGCAGACTGACGTCCGAACAGGAATCGAACTGCTCGCCCGAACCGCTCGGAACCGCGCCGAGGCCCCGCGGAGGCGGTCCTCGATGACCGTCGCCGAGCGCTCGCTGTGGCGGAACCGGGACTTCCGGCGCTTCTTCGCCGGCCAGTTCGTCACGAACGCCGGGGACAGCCTCTACACGGTCGCCGTTCTCTGGCTCGCCTTCGAACTGAGCGGCTCGACTCTCGTCACCGGCGCTCTGAACGCGATACTGCTGCTCCCGTGGCTGCTACAGGTGTTCGCCGGGCCGCTCGTCGACCGCCTCCCGCTCAGGACCGTCCTCGTCGGGTCACAAGTCGTCCAGGGCGTGGTCGTGCTCGTCCTGCCGCTCGCGGCGGTAACCGGGCATCTAAGCATCGGCGTGCTGTTCGCCGCCGCGACGGTTCTGATGCTCGCGACGCTGGTGATGTCACCGATGGAGAGCGCACTCCTGCCTCGAATCGTCGACGAAGAGCGGCTCTCCGGCGCGAACTCCGCGCTGGCAACCGTAACGCTCGGACTGGACATGGTGTTCGACGCGGTCGGAGGTGGCTTCATCGCCGTCTTCGGGGCGACGACGCTGTTCCTCGCCGACTCGCTCACCTTCGGGGTCGCGACGCTGTTGTTCGCCGGCGTCACGGTGGGGACTGCCGTGAATCCAGCGGAGACCGGAGAGACTGACGAGTCCGAACCGCACGGCGAATCCGTACTCCGGTCGTACGTTTCGGACCTGCGGACGGGTGTCGACATCCTCCGCGGGACCACCTTCGTCGAACTGATGATGACGACTGCGGTCGCGAACTTCGCGACCGGGGTCACGCTGGCGATTCTGCCGGCGTTCGGTGACGGCCTCGGCGGACCCGCAGTCTACGGCCTGCTGCTCGGAGCCCTCGGCGTCGGCCGACTCGTCGGTTCGCTCGTCGGCCCGTACGTCGAGGGCGTTCCCTACGGGATGGTACTCGT
Encoded proteins:
- a CDS encoding heterodisulfide reductase-related iron-sulfur binding cluster yields the protein MARFVLAQAGSEATRPTFWKIGHLGEAVFYYLAAVAIAIFAFGVYERFATYARGTESWFDRLDDLTGRIASATKIVFSNQKQFDRDLYAGLMHAFIFWGFLTLLIGTTILMIDMDIWTKALGQESFFVDAFYLSYSLVMDAMGLLFVVGVGMAIYRRYWVQNHRLWGRHTSAEDDLFVWTLFLLGVGGYVTEGVRILGTSATRDVSFETVSFVGWFVYDVLQVAGVTPETATAAYPVIWWSHALLALAFVASVPYAKPFHMISSFANVVTRDEKAGKRLPGVPDDASPEEIGHGSIEDFSWKELLDHDACTKCGRCSSVCPAKASGRPLDPRDVILDLKRYREDRDADRVEDIPIITDTTVEETYSPEGATEAVTDGGAATADSVVASETMEACMSCMACMDACPVEIEHVEQFTQMNRRLTESGQMDPNVQDTMMNVFQNGNTFGEPQRKRPDWADELDFEIPDAREQSVEYLWYVGDYPSFDERNRKVARSLATILEESGVEYGILYDDEQADGNDVRRVGEEGLYEMLVEDNAEAIQNCDYDKIVCTDPHSYNTFKNEYPEFDACEWTEDDVFHYTQVVEDLFTELGLSGTELDYTVTYHDPCHLGRYNDEYEAPREIVKATGCELDEMPRNRDNSFCCGGGGGGLWMDFDEDPKPSEERLREALNDTDAGQRVEKFVVACPMCMTMYEDGRKTGGYEDDIEIVDVSELLVEAIGQKERVEVAAD
- a CDS encoding MFS transporter, which codes for MTVAERSLWRNRDFRRFFAGQFVTNAGDSLYTVAVLWLAFELSGSTLVTGALNAILLLPWLLQVFAGPLVDRLPLRTVLVGSQVVQGVVVLVLPLAAVTGHLSIGVLFAAATVLMLATLVMSPMESALLPRIVDEERLSGANSALATVTLGLDMVFDAVGGGFIAVFGATTLFLADSLTFGVATLLFAGVTVGTAVNPAETGETDESEPHGESVLRSYVSDLRTGVDILRGTTFVELMMTTAVANFATGVTLAILPAFGDGLGGPAVYGLLLGALGVGRLVGSLVGPYVEGVPYGMVLVSQGIGASCWVAAVVAPSPALTVALFGLAWVPAGASDVLTATLNQRVFPADLLGRVSATKGTISGMTLPLGSLVGGVVAEWLGTTTTMALAASGFGFTAVYVLLRPRLRRLPAVTAAEPDDFDVEVETDRPAE